Proteins found in one Polyangiaceae bacterium genomic segment:
- the flhA gene encoding flagellar biosynthesis protein FlhA, giving the protein MTTATGSQTDSGSVKELAVPLAIIGIVLMMVLPLPRFLIDGLLAFSLAISIGVFLIGLFMEQPLEFSSFPAVILVATLLRLSLNVATTRLILLNGKEGHAAAGRVVETFGKFVVGGNVVVGLVVFLILVVINFVVITKGAGRVAEVAARFALDGMPGKQMAIDADLNAGIISADVARTRRKAIEREADFYGAMDGASKFVKGDAIAGLLITAINLVGGLLLGVMGGMSLSTAAETFSILSVGDALVSQMPSLLVSTAAGVVVTRSATGEQLTRAFRTQLLGSRRAMIASAAVLSVFAFLPGMPALPFLGIAGALIWTARKQQAAPTPPEGEATEGGSAPVQPASQEDIETSLPLDVMALEVGYELVGIVDPKVGGTLVDRISALRKQVALDLGIVIPPVHIRDNLAISPGAYRFMLLGTEVATGVVRAGKLLALDASGNAPPIDGEATKDPAFGTPARWIAARDRELAEALGYTVVDHTTIVATHLAELVRRNAHEILGRAELSHLFEVFSRSTPKLVDDLIPGQMSLGEVLKLMRNLLRENVSIRNLRTILEGLIELSVNTRDPEQLTEMVRQRLSRQLTAQVSGRDGAVTTLVLDASVEEIFRRSLREIAAGTGGALDPEQAKRLGESLEAATQRMLSAGMAPVVVSSPDIRRYVRAFAERRVPTLVVLSFREIEPDATLRPFEVIALQERELG; this is encoded by the coding sequence GTGACGACCGCGACCGGCTCCCAGACGGATTCGGGAAGCGTCAAGGAATTGGCGGTCCCCCTCGCCATCATCGGCATCGTGCTGATGATGGTGCTGCCGCTGCCGCGCTTCCTCATCGACGGTCTGCTGGCCTTCAGTCTCGCCATCAGCATCGGCGTGTTCCTGATCGGCCTGTTCATGGAGCAGCCTCTGGAGTTCAGCTCCTTCCCGGCGGTGATCCTGGTCGCGACGCTGCTCCGGTTGAGCCTGAACGTCGCCACCACGCGCCTGATCCTGCTGAACGGCAAGGAGGGACACGCCGCGGCGGGGAGGGTGGTCGAGACGTTCGGCAAGTTCGTGGTCGGCGGCAACGTGGTCGTCGGCCTCGTCGTGTTTCTGATCCTGGTGGTCATCAACTTCGTGGTCATCACCAAGGGTGCTGGTCGCGTGGCGGAGGTCGCCGCGCGCTTCGCCTTGGACGGCATGCCGGGCAAGCAGATGGCCATCGACGCGGATCTCAACGCCGGCATCATCTCCGCCGACGTTGCTCGCACGCGGCGCAAGGCCATCGAGCGCGAGGCCGACTTCTACGGCGCGATGGACGGCGCCAGCAAGTTCGTCAAGGGCGACGCCATCGCGGGCCTCTTGATCACCGCCATCAACCTGGTTGGCGGTTTGCTCCTGGGCGTGATGGGCGGAATGTCGCTCTCCACGGCGGCAGAAACCTTCTCGATCCTGTCCGTCGGCGACGCCCTGGTCAGCCAGATGCCGTCACTTCTGGTGTCTACCGCTGCGGGCGTGGTGGTCACCCGTTCCGCCACGGGAGAGCAGCTGACCCGCGCTTTCCGCACGCAGTTGCTCGGCTCCCGCCGCGCGATGATCGCCTCCGCCGCGGTGCTCTCGGTGTTCGCTTTCCTGCCGGGGATGCCGGCGTTGCCGTTCCTGGGCATCGCCGGCGCGTTGATCTGGACGGCCCGGAAGCAGCAAGCCGCGCCAACGCCGCCGGAGGGCGAAGCGACCGAGGGTGGTTCCGCGCCGGTCCAGCCAGCATCTCAGGAAGACATCGAAACCTCCCTGCCTCTGGACGTGATGGCGCTCGAGGTCGGCTACGAGCTGGTCGGCATCGTGGATCCGAAGGTGGGCGGCACGCTGGTGGATCGTATCTCCGCACTGCGCAAGCAGGTGGCGTTGGACTTGGGCATCGTCATTCCCCCGGTTCACATTCGAGACAACCTCGCCATCTCGCCCGGCGCGTATCGCTTCATGCTGCTGGGGACCGAGGTAGCCACCGGCGTGGTTCGCGCCGGCAAGCTATTGGCGCTCGACGCGTCAGGAAACGCGCCACCCATCGACGGCGAGGCCACCAAGGACCCCGCCTTCGGTACGCCGGCGCGTTGGATCGCGGCGCGCGATCGAGAGCTGGCGGAGGCCCTCGGCTACACCGTGGTGGACCACACCACCATCGTGGCCACGCACCTGGCGGAGCTGGTGCGGCGGAACGCCCACGAGATCCTGGGCCGGGCCGAGCTTTCGCACCTTTTCGAGGTGTTTTCGCGCTCCACGCCCAAGCTGGTGGACGACCTGATCCCCGGGCAAATGTCCCTCGGCGAGGTGCTCAAGCTGATGCGCAACCTGCTGCGGGAGAACGTCTCCATCCGCAATCTGCGCACCATTTTGGAAGGGCTCATCGAGCTCAGCGTGAACACGCGGGACCCCGAACAGCTCACGGAAATGGTGCGGCAGCGCCTGTCTCGCCAGCTCACGGCCCAGGTTTCCGGTCGCGATGGCGCCGTCACCACGCTGGTGCTGGACGCCAGCGTGGAGGAGATCTTCCGGCGCTCGCTGCGAGAGATCGCGGCGGGCACGGGTGGTGCATTGGACCCAGAGCAAGCCAAGCGGCTCGGTGAGTCGCTGGAGGCTGCTACTCAACGAATGCTCTCGGCGGGAATGGCTCCCGTCGTGGTTTCCAGCCCCGACATCCGTCGCTACGTTCGTGCGTTTGCCGAACGTCGCGTACCCACGCTCGTCGTCCTGTCATTCCGGGAGATCGAGCCGGACGCCACGCTGCGACCGTTCGAGGTGATTGCTCTTCAGGAGCGCGAGCTCGGCTAG
- a CDS encoding response regulator translates to MEEAALERILLVDDEPLVLEGLARQLGWEFEVSTAPSGARALELVQSEGPFAVVISDMRMPNMDGAEFLERARALDPDMVRVLLTGQSDLLQAIRAVNHGQLFRFLSKPCPPDVLVPTIQDAVRQHRLLTAERELLEKTLRGSVQTLLDTLALAQPDTFGRARRVEQYVVEVLDTIGEKEQWSIQLAALLCHLPLITLPPETLRRYFDGKRMSAAEQSMIDGLPEVGDQLLANIPRLELVRELLRTRDRPPASAPLGARVLRLVYDYHLLEARGLPAAAAIAVLERQASSYDPKLLALLPKLSFALVTVVNVRTVTLPELRVGMLLAEDVKAASGMTIVAKGTEVTGSLIQRLKNFSHGVGLDGDICVVTHELVPANGKRLASAS, encoded by the coding sequence ATGGAAGAGGCCGCTCTCGAGAGGATCCTGTTGGTGGACGACGAGCCCTTGGTGCTCGAGGGCCTCGCGCGGCAGCTGGGCTGGGAGTTCGAAGTGTCCACGGCTCCGAGTGGTGCGCGGGCGCTGGAGCTCGTCCAGAGCGAAGGCCCCTTCGCCGTGGTCATCTCCGACATGCGCATGCCGAACATGGACGGCGCCGAGTTCCTGGAGCGGGCCCGCGCCTTGGATCCGGACATGGTGCGCGTGCTGCTCACGGGTCAGAGCGACCTCTTGCAGGCCATTCGCGCGGTCAATCACGGCCAGCTGTTTCGCTTCTTGAGCAAGCCCTGTCCGCCGGACGTGCTGGTGCCAACCATCCAAGACGCCGTGCGGCAGCACCGGCTGCTGACGGCGGAGCGCGAGCTTCTGGAAAAGACCCTGCGCGGCAGCGTGCAGACGCTGCTCGACACCTTGGCGCTGGCTCAGCCCGACACCTTCGGTCGCGCGCGGCGGGTCGAGCAGTACGTCGTCGAGGTTCTCGATACCATCGGCGAAAAGGAGCAATGGTCCATTCAGCTGGCGGCGCTCCTCTGTCACCTGCCCCTCATCACTCTGCCACCGGAAACGCTGCGGAGGTACTTCGACGGCAAGCGGATGTCCGCCGCGGAGCAGAGCATGATCGACGGGCTGCCGGAAGTCGGGGATCAGCTACTCGCGAACATTCCTCGCCTCGAGCTCGTGCGGGAGCTTCTACGCACTCGCGACCGCCCGCCAGCAAGTGCGCCCCTCGGTGCTCGCGTCCTGCGTCTCGTGTACGACTATCACCTGCTCGAAGCGCGAGGCTTGCCCGCTGCGGCTGCCATCGCCGTGCTCGAGCGGCAGGCCAGCTCGTACGATCCCAAGTTGCTCGCGCTGCTTCCGAAGCTCTCCTTCGCGCTCGTCACCGTGGTGAACGTGCGCACGGTCACCCTTCCAGAGTTGCGTGTCGGGATGCTCTTGGCAGAAGACGTCAAGGCCGCCAGCGGCATGACCATCGTGGCCAAGGGCACCGAGGTGACCGGCAGTCTGATCCAACGGTTGAAGAACTTCTCGCACGGGGTGGGGCTGGACGGGGACATCTGCGTGGTGACGCACGAGCTGGTTCCCGCGAACGGCAAGCGGCTGGCGTCGGCCAGTTGA
- a CDS encoding HDOD domain-containing protein, with the protein MRLLFVDDEPNVLAGLRRLLFRYDDQWDMRFCTSGQEALQVLEEEQVDVLVTDMRMPGIDGAHLLQAAHDRFPGVARVVLSGHTEVEAALRALPVAHQFLTKPCPAEQLRGALERAATLKSIVQDPALRQLIGGLTGLPAQPKVFFELNRVLCEPRSSAKDLAGVVGRDIGISTKALQLVNTAFFAGRAPITDIEQAVARLGTNVLKAIVLDTEVATAFRAGPEHVPFIEESAQESLQVARVGERLARRFSNSISAAKIAADSFITGLEHDVGFLVLASVRPDALSTVLEQAAKRPRLEVEREVLGTTHAEIGAYLLSLWGLPDVISEAVALHHTPDALEGRGLDTASVLAFAHALVDEANGRQGVPTVSDLLEITKADASVDALRRVRDEAIGGK; encoded by the coding sequence ATGAGACTTCTATTCGTCGACGACGAGCCGAACGTGCTCGCGGGGCTACGCCGCCTCTTGTTTCGCTACGACGATCAGTGGGACATGCGTTTCTGCACCAGCGGCCAAGAGGCGCTCCAGGTGTTGGAGGAAGAGCAGGTGGACGTGCTCGTCACCGACATGCGGATGCCGGGAATCGATGGCGCACACCTGCTGCAAGCTGCCCACGACCGGTTCCCGGGTGTGGCCCGGGTGGTGCTGTCGGGGCATACGGAAGTGGAGGCCGCGCTTCGCGCCCTCCCCGTTGCCCATCAGTTCTTGACCAAGCCCTGCCCGGCCGAGCAGCTTCGCGGCGCGTTGGAACGCGCCGCTACCCTCAAGTCGATCGTTCAGGACCCCGCGCTGCGGCAGCTGATAGGCGGCCTCACGGGTCTTCCCGCGCAGCCGAAGGTGTTCTTCGAGCTGAATCGAGTGCTGTGTGAGCCGCGGAGCTCAGCCAAGGACCTCGCGGGCGTCGTTGGTCGCGACATCGGCATCTCCACCAAGGCCCTGCAGCTGGTGAACACCGCGTTTTTTGCGGGACGGGCGCCCATCACGGACATCGAGCAAGCCGTAGCGCGGCTCGGGACCAACGTGCTGAAGGCCATCGTGCTGGACACGGAAGTGGCCACCGCCTTTCGCGCCGGGCCGGAGCACGTGCCCTTCATCGAGGAAAGCGCACAGGAATCCCTACAGGTGGCGCGTGTTGGCGAACGCCTGGCGCGGCGCTTCAGCAATTCCATCAGCGCGGCGAAGATCGCAGCGGATTCCTTCATTACCGGCCTCGAGCACGATGTCGGGTTCTTGGTGCTCGCGTCGGTGCGTCCCGATGCACTGAGCACGGTGCTCGAGCAGGCGGCGAAGCGTCCCCGCCTGGAGGTCGAGCGTGAGGTGCTCGGTACCACTCACGCGGAGATTGGCGCTTACCTCCTGAGCTTGTGGGGGCTGCCGGACGTGATCAGCGAAGCGGTCGCGCTGCACCACACGCCAGACGCGCTCGAGGGGCGCGGCCTGGACACGGCCAGCGTCTTGGCGTTCGCTCATGCATTGGTGGACGAGGCGAACGGTCGTCAGGGAGTCCCCACGGTGAGCGACCTTCTGGAGATCACGAAGGCGGACGCCTCCGTCGACGCGCTTCGGCGCGTCCGCGACGAGGCTATCGGAGGGAAGTAG
- a CDS encoding PAS domain-containing protein: protein MPRTFLVVGGLVSLALVLVPVGERLGVGYITGFSFGSAGHVLVEGLSVAAAAFTGLALLYEYEIDAEGSAATLLLGLAFLGSAALEAIHAGHSLGRPSPTDSYEGWLATGVYPALMLTVGSEVSRRWNAGQRRLGLPALAAVLILASWALPPFGDATCVGLVALAFILLQLRHRACSSTIDDALRWVLAPALAAQLAMVVATKDYGLGFGAAHMLRWIAYALPLGALAQHHAQARGQLARALRRAERAARSRRRTMQRLRERDEQLALALGAGSTTTWHYSVEHRRFEGDGQIRSLLGRGASGPRYAAKDELIELIHPEDRPFFRQALAAALSDGDPLALYVRVRGDHGDRHLSLRGSAVRRGDGSVGALIGVCQDVTAEKEAADERRRREARLISFLEALPVGVFVVEAGGPVFANRMAMELTPQVFDFRPGDAWSRVLDVRRAKTDERYPEKELPLVVAWKRGRGLADDLVVQRQGQDVPIAMWANREESASGTQFVIVVVEDVSDRKGLEAQLFHARKLEAVGRLSAGIAHEINTPTQFVSDNVQFLSDAIERLKALFQAWDDARPRLGPEARKTLERVERKCRLTYLRDEVPRAVAQSLEGLDRIATIVQAMKEFSHPGTGSERTLVDVNRCIDTTVTVARNEWKYVADVELNLEASLPPVSGLSNDLNQVFLNMIVNAAHAIRARVEAAPGEKGRIVLSTHAANDHVVVSVKDDGCGMPTSVVERIFDPFFTTKPVGQGTGQGLAIAHHVIVNKHGGRLRVESEPGQGSTFIIELPVAGAREALGEDAA, encoded by the coding sequence TTGCCCCGGACCTTCTTGGTGGTGGGGGGATTGGTTTCCCTGGCGCTGGTGTTGGTGCCGGTGGGCGAGCGTTTGGGCGTGGGGTACATCACGGGATTCTCGTTCGGGTCCGCGGGCCACGTTTTGGTAGAAGGGTTGAGCGTCGCTGCCGCGGCGTTCACCGGCCTTGCCCTCTTGTACGAATACGAGATCGACGCCGAGGGATCTGCCGCGACGCTGTTGCTCGGGCTTGCGTTTCTGGGCTCTGCAGCCCTGGAGGCGATTCACGCGGGCCACTCCCTGGGCCGGCCGAGCCCGACCGACAGCTACGAAGGCTGGCTTGCGACAGGGGTCTATCCGGCGTTGATGCTGACGGTCGGTTCCGAGGTTTCTCGACGCTGGAACGCTGGTCAGAGGCGCTTGGGGCTGCCTGCCCTGGCTGCCGTTCTGATCTTGGCGTCTTGGGCGCTGCCTCCCTTCGGCGACGCGACCTGCGTGGGACTAGTGGCGCTCGCCTTCATTCTACTCCAGCTCCGTCATCGCGCCTGCTCGAGCACCATCGACGACGCCCTGCGTTGGGTGCTGGCTCCGGCGCTGGCGGCGCAGCTAGCCATGGTTGTCGCAACGAAGGACTACGGTTTGGGCTTCGGGGCAGCGCACATGTTGCGCTGGATTGCCTATGCATTGCCGCTCGGCGCTTTGGCACAACACCATGCACAAGCGCGCGGGCAGCTCGCCCGGGCATTGCGTCGAGCCGAGCGGGCCGCGCGCTCGCGGCGTCGCACCATGCAGCGACTGCGAGAACGCGACGAGCAACTGGCGCTCGCGCTGGGGGCGGGGTCGACGACCACGTGGCATTACTCCGTGGAACACCGGCGTTTCGAAGGAGATGGTCAGATCCGCAGCTTGCTCGGACGGGGGGCGTCGGGTCCACGCTACGCCGCCAAGGACGAGCTCATCGAGCTCATCCACCCTGAGGACCGTCCATTCTTTCGCCAAGCGCTGGCTGCCGCGCTCAGCGATGGTGACCCCCTCGCACTCTACGTTCGGGTGCGCGGAGACCACGGAGATCGACACCTGTCGCTTCGGGGCAGCGCCGTGCGTCGCGGTGACGGCAGCGTCGGCGCGCTCATCGGCGTGTGCCAGGACGTGACGGCCGAGAAGGAAGCGGCGGATGAACGCCGGCGCCGAGAGGCTCGACTGATAAGCTTCCTGGAGGCATTGCCCGTGGGCGTGTTCGTCGTCGAAGCGGGCGGCCCGGTGTTCGCCAATCGAATGGCGATGGAGCTCACGCCTCAGGTGTTCGACTTCCGTCCCGGCGATGCATGGAGTCGAGTTCTGGACGTGCGGCGTGCCAAGACCGACGAGCGCTATCCGGAGAAGGAGCTGCCGCTCGTCGTCGCGTGGAAACGCGGCCGTGGACTGGCGGACGACCTCGTGGTCCAGCGACAAGGACAGGACGTGCCCATCGCCATGTGGGCAAATCGAGAAGAATCCGCATCCGGAACCCAGTTCGTGATCGTCGTGGTCGAGGACGTGAGTGACCGCAAGGGCTTGGAGGCGCAGCTCTTTCACGCTCGCAAGTTGGAGGCGGTGGGCCGCTTGTCCGCTGGAATCGCGCACGAGATCAACACGCCCACTCAGTTCGTGAGTGACAACGTGCAGTTCCTGTCCGATGCCATCGAGCGTCTCAAGGCCCTGTTCCAAGCTTGGGATGACGCACGTCCACGGCTCGGGCCAGAGGCGCGCAAGACCCTCGAGCGCGTCGAGCGTAAGTGTCGACTGACCTACCTGCGAGACGAGGTGCCTCGCGCCGTGGCCCAGTCCCTCGAGGGCCTCGACCGCATCGCCACCATCGTGCAAGCGATGAAGGAGTTCTCGCATCCGGGTACCGGCTCCGAGCGGACGCTGGTGGACGTGAACCGTTGCATCGACACCACCGTCACCGTCGCCCGGAACGAATGGAAGTACGTGGCGGACGTCGAGCTGAACTTGGAGGCGAGCTTGCCCCCGGTAAGCGGCCTCTCGAACGACCTCAATCAAGTGTTCCTCAACATGATCGTCAACGCCGCGCACGCCATTCGGGCGCGTGTGGAGGCAGCGCCTGGTGAAAAGGGGCGCATCGTGCTCTCGACGCACGCGGCGAACGACCATGTCGTCGTGTCGGTCAAGGACGACGGTTGCGGGATGCCCACGTCCGTCGTGGAGCGGATCTTCGATCCCTTCTTCACGACCAAACCCGTGGGGCAGGGCACGGGGCAAGGGCTGGCGATTGCCCATCACGTGATCGTGAACAAGCACGGCGGGCGCTTGCGAGTGGAGAGCGAGCCTGGTCAGGGCTCCACGTTCATCATCGAGCTACCGGTAGCAGGAGCGCGCGAGGCGCTCGGGGAGGATGCGGCATGA
- a CDS encoding EscU/YscU/HrcU family type III secretion system export apparatus switch protein: MSEHDDSEKTLEATPERRKKAREDGQFPRSRDAAAVAASLAVLAGLMVFQKQLGAELRELASACFSQTDQLRSAGVTRIAGQAMTSLALIALPIALVAAAAAVAMGFAEAGYMPRLELVEPKWNRLAPLGKLKQLFSPQTGASNTALALGRVAVVGGVAYKVCRDAFPALTRLSRTPLSGGIEALLDIASRLALWSTLALAVLSAIDYATSWFRHEKQIRMSHQEMKDEFKQQEGDPRVKSRQRAKAREMLRRNIAKEVKTADVVVTNPTHVAVALRYRPEEGAPVVVAKGYDEVAQYIKKLAKEYGIVAVENVPLARTLAERVKTGKTIPMELYAAVAEVLAFVFRMRNRGVRA, translated from the coding sequence ATGTCCGAGCACGACGACAGCGAAAAGACCTTAGAGGCCACACCAGAACGACGAAAGAAGGCCCGCGAAGACGGACAGTTCCCGCGCTCGCGTGACGCCGCAGCGGTGGCGGCGTCACTGGCGGTGCTGGCCGGGCTGATGGTGTTTCAGAAGCAGCTGGGGGCAGAGCTGAGGGAGCTCGCCAGTGCCTGCTTCTCCCAGACCGATCAACTGCGCTCGGCTGGCGTGACGCGCATCGCTGGCCAAGCGATGACGAGCCTGGCGTTGATCGCACTTCCCATCGCGCTGGTGGCTGCGGCCGCCGCGGTGGCCATGGGCTTCGCCGAGGCCGGCTACATGCCGAGGCTCGAGCTGGTGGAGCCGAAGTGGAACCGTTTGGCGCCGCTCGGAAAGCTGAAGCAGCTCTTCTCGCCCCAGACCGGAGCCAGCAACACCGCCCTCGCCCTAGGCCGCGTCGCGGTCGTAGGGGGAGTCGCTTACAAGGTCTGTCGCGACGCATTCCCGGCGCTCACTCGGCTGTCGCGCACGCCACTTTCCGGCGGTATCGAAGCGCTGCTCGACATCGCCAGCCGTCTGGCACTCTGGTCCACCCTTGCCCTCGCGGTGCTCTCGGCCATCGATTACGCGACCTCTTGGTTCCGCCATGAGAAGCAAATCCGCATGAGCCACCAGGAGATGAAGGACGAGTTCAAGCAGCAGGAAGGTGACCCCCGAGTCAAGAGCCGCCAGCGCGCGAAGGCGCGTGAGATGTTGCGACGGAACATCGCAAAGGAGGTGAAGACTGCGGACGTCGTCGTCACCAACCCCACCCACGTGGCCGTCGCCTTGCGCTATCGACCCGAGGAAGGCGCCCCTGTCGTCGTAGCCAAGGGCTACGACGAGGTGGCGCAATACATCAAGAAGCTCGCCAAGGAGTACGGCATCGTCGCGGTGGAGAACGTCCCGTTGGCACGCACCCTGGCGGAGCGGGTGAAGACCGGCAAAACCATTCCGATGGAGCTCTACGCGGCGGTGGCCGAGGTGCTCGCCTTCGTGTTCCGCATGCGGAATCGAGGGGTACGGGCATAG
- a CDS encoding flagellar biosynthetic protein FliR — MLDRLVIAEIVALVLAMTRISGLVMIAPLSWSAAPMRVKAGLTIVLAIAVHGHIGVEPGVGDSPLSLLLAVVSELILGLAMGFVVRLTIAVAEIAADVIGPPMGLGVAQVFDPSLHGTQTVLAKLFRHFAILLALLAGAHRVVISAVLTSFRMVPLGGIPHVEASVPGLVDLSVSALEAGVRIAIPVLAILFMVQVALAFVSRAAPAMQIFSIGFAVTLSVGGLVLILAAPDTAYQLLAEVSRLGGRLETVLTQVMT; from the coding sequence GTGCTCGATCGCCTCGTCATAGCCGAGATCGTCGCGCTGGTTCTGGCGATGACGCGCATCTCGGGGCTGGTGATGATTGCGCCGCTGTCCTGGAGCGCGGCGCCCATGCGCGTGAAGGCAGGCCTGACGATCGTGCTGGCCATTGCCGTCCATGGGCACATCGGCGTTGAGCCGGGCGTGGGAGACTCGCCGCTCAGCCTGCTTCTGGCAGTGGTTTCGGAGCTCATCCTGGGGTTGGCCATGGGGTTCGTGGTGCGGCTCACCATCGCCGTGGCGGAGATCGCGGCCGACGTGATCGGGCCGCCCATGGGGCTCGGAGTGGCTCAGGTCTTCGACCCGTCCCTGCACGGTACCCAGACGGTGCTGGCCAAGCTGTTCCGCCACTTCGCGATCCTCTTGGCTCTGCTCGCGGGAGCGCACCGCGTCGTGATCAGCGCAGTCCTGACCAGCTTTCGCATGGTGCCCCTCGGAGGCATCCCGCACGTGGAGGCCAGCGTGCCGGGCCTGGTGGATCTCTCCGTGAGTGCTCTCGAAGCCGGGGTTCGCATCGCGATCCCGGTGCTCGCGATCCTGTTCATGGTGCAGGTCGCACTGGCCTTCGTGTCGCGAGCTGCTCCTGCAATGCAGATCTTCTCGATCGGTTTCGCGGTCACGCTCTCCGTTGGAGGGCTGGTGCTGATCCTTGCGGCGCCGGACACCGCCTACCAACTGCTCGCCGAGGTGTCTCGCCTTGGCGGTCGGCTCGAGACCGTCCTCACACAAGTGATGACTTGA
- a CDS encoding flagellar biosynthetic protein FliQ — translation MIAAAIVAGPMLLAALVVGLIVGVLQAATQVNEASISYVSKLLVISATFIVLGSWTLRQLVDYTSRTIASITEVTR, via the coding sequence ATGATCGCCGCGGCCATCGTGGCCGGGCCGATGCTGCTCGCCGCTCTCGTGGTCGGGCTCATCGTGGGCGTGCTTCAGGCTGCCACGCAGGTCAACGAAGCGAGCATCAGCTATGTATCGAAGCTCCTCGTGATCTCTGCCACGTTCATCGTCCTCGGTTCTTGGACGCTCCGCCAGCTGGTGGATTACACCTCTCGAACCATCGCTTCGATCACGGAAGTGACGCGGTGA
- the fliP gene encoding flagellar type III secretion system pore protein FliP (The bacterial flagellar biogenesis protein FliP forms a type III secretion system (T3SS)-type pore required for flagellar assembly.), with amino-acid sequence MIGLDTALSGQQLAPSLKLLLIVTLLSLLPAIVLTCTSFVRTVVVLSFVRQGIGTQTPPSQVIIGLSLFLTLFTMAPVFDEMKRVAYDPYQAGAITEVQALERAVEPLESFMLRQTREADLQLFYDVTNEPLPQSAKDVPLTFAIPAFVISELTTAFQMGVIVLLPFLVVDLAVSSLLMSMGMMMVPPTTLSLPIKLLLFVLVDGWNLLAGSLLRSFS; translated from the coding sequence ATGATTGGTCTCGACACGGCGCTTTCGGGACAGCAGCTTGCGCCATCGCTCAAGCTGCTCCTGATCGTCACGCTGCTGTCGCTGTTGCCCGCCATCGTGCTCACCTGCACGTCGTTCGTGCGCACCGTCGTCGTGCTGTCCTTCGTTCGCCAAGGCATCGGCACCCAGACGCCGCCCAGCCAGGTCATCATCGGCCTGTCCCTGTTCCTGACGCTGTTCACCATGGCGCCGGTGTTCGACGAAATGAAACGCGTGGCCTACGATCCCTATCAGGCCGGCGCCATCACCGAGGTTCAAGCCTTGGAACGCGCGGTGGAACCGCTCGAGAGCTTCATGTTGCGGCAGACGCGCGAAGCGGATCTGCAGCTCTTCTACGACGTGACCAACGAACCGTTGCCTCAGTCGGCCAAGGACGTTCCGCTCACGTTTGCGATTCCGGCGTTCGTGATCTCCGAGCTCACCACGGCCTTCCAGATGGGTGTCATCGTGCTGTTGCCCTTCCTGGTCGTGGACTTGGCGGTGTCCTCCTTGCTCATGAGCATGGGCATGATGATGGTGCCGCCCACCACGCTGAGCTTGCCGATCAAGCTGCTGCTCTTCGTGCTGGTCGATGGTTGGAACCTGCTGGCGGGATCCCTGCTGAGGAGCTTCTCGTGA
- a CDS encoding flagellar biosynthetic protein FliO — MATALLFALLLTAGPAAADEAPDASTSGNRSWLAHRTTPPTLSVARRDPGPTPWRTGALLVVLALLGGGAFVLRSKRRGAVKRSGAKAITVEEAQRVGPKAHAVVARVGGRRVLLGVTDHAVSCLAWLDDEKPEEPVEAPEPEDEIKPPGFVDALRIALGRRDPAPEPAVEPALAIAERTQDRFVRSQPIVEVESQAAGLVRRLERLS, encoded by the coding sequence GTGGCCACGGCCCTGCTTTTTGCCCTGCTACTCACCGCGGGCCCCGCGGCGGCGGACGAGGCGCCCGACGCCTCCACCTCGGGCAACCGCAGCTGGCTCGCTCATCGAACGACGCCTCCAACGCTGTCGGTCGCGCGTCGAGACCCCGGACCCACGCCCTGGCGCACGGGGGCCTTGTTGGTCGTGCTGGCCCTGCTCGGGGGCGGCGCGTTCGTGCTTCGCAGCAAGCGGCGCGGCGCCGTCAAACGCTCCGGTGCAAAGGCCATCACGGTGGAGGAAGCCCAGCGCGTAGGTCCGAAGGCTCATGCAGTGGTCGCGCGGGTGGGGGGGCGACGGGTGCTGCTCGGGGTCACGGATCACGCGGTGAGCTGTCTCGCGTGGCTCGATGACGAAAAGCCTGAGGAGCCGGTCGAGGCACCGGAGCCGGAGGACGAAATCAAGCCGCCGGGATTCGTGGACGCCTTGCGTATCGCGTTGGGTCGAAGAGACCCGGCGCCAGAACCAGCAGTGGAGCCCGCGTTGGCCATTGCCGAGCGGACGCAGGACCGCTTCGTGCGATCCCAGCCCATCGTGGAGGTGGAGAGCCAGGCCGCTGGCCTCGTGCGCCGGCTGGAGCGCCTGTCATGA
- the fliN gene encoding flagellar motor switch protein FliN, with product MSEGEMSDSVTPSVPGQAASLVGDAGPISPLSAPSADQSPPPALRGIDSLGFVMDVPVQVTIELGRKSLKVSDVLRLGPGSVVELSKANGEPLDIYVNDRLIARGEAVVVGERYGIRLTEVLVGDENAGPRRQ from the coding sequence ATGTCGGAGGGCGAAATGAGCGACAGCGTCACTCCGTCGGTTCCCGGTCAAGCGGCGTCACTGGTTGGTGACGCCGGGCCGATTTCTCCGCTCTCGGCTCCGTCCGCGGATCAGTCGCCGCCGCCGGCGCTCAGGGGCATCGATTCTCTCGGCTTCGTGATGGACGTGCCGGTTCAGGTCACCATCGAGCTTGGTCGCAAGTCGCTGAAGGTCTCGGACGTGCTCAGGCTCGGTCCCGGTTCGGTGGTCGAGCTCTCGAAGGCGAACGGCGAGCCCCTCGACATCTACGTGAACGACCGCCTGATCGCTCGCGGCGAGGCCGTGGTCGTCGGTGAACGCTACGGCATTCGCCTCACGGAGGTCCTGGTCGGCGACGAGAACGCGGGGCCTCGGAGGCAATGA